The following proteins are co-located in the Doryrhamphus excisus isolate RoL2022-K1 chromosome 3, RoL_Dexc_1.0, whole genome shotgun sequence genome:
- the rock1 gene encoding rho-associated protein kinase 1 isoform X1: MSSRESMEARFEKIDAMLQDPKSEINTDCLLDGLDALVYDLDFPALRKNKSIDNFLNRYKDTISKIRDLRMKAEDYEVVKVIGRGAFGEVQLVRHKATSKVYAMKLLSKFEMIKRSDSAFFWEERDIMAFADSSWVVQLFFAFQDDRYLYMVMEYMPGGDLVNLMSNYDVPEKWARFYTAEVVLALDGIHAMGFIHRDVKPDNMLLDKAGHLKLADFGTCMKMNKDGMVRCDTAVGTPDYISPEVLKSQGGDGYYGRECDWWSVGVFLYEMLVGDTPFYADSLVGTYSKIMNHKNALTFPDDSDISNDAKNLICAFLTDRDIRLGRNGVDEIKRHPFFKNDQWTWENIRETAAPVVPELSSDIDTSNFDDIEEDRGEEETFPIPKAFVGNQLPFVGFTYYSNQHLLRSSTAATKTSDKRSSSKKEDKSHLENLQKRVYQLEEQLHSEMQQKDELEQKCRTSNTKIEKIMKELDEEANLRKSVEASMSLLEKDKIMLQHRFTESQRKADQEAEKRRNLENEVSTLKEQLEDMRKISQNSQASNDKIAQLQSQLEEANDLLRAESDTAARLRKNHTEMAKSMSQLESLNRELQERSRAADGEKAQLDKELLLLQSTLDSERRNYSLGSEEIRDLQARMAGLQEDNKNLKLTVSKVEAERKQAQERSNNLEKDKNNLEIDLNYKLKTMQQRLEQEQTEHGVTRAQLTDKYESIEEAKSAAMNAVQVKMSEENGARMRAESRVVEVEKQCSMLEFDLKQSVQKMEQLMKQKERLEDDLKNLRIQVEQESSKRVLAQNELKTRMQEVDRLRCSEKQLKQEINTALESKRSLEFQLAQLTKQYRGNEGQMRELQDQLEAEQYFSTLYKTQVKELKEEIEERNRQVQETHKKVQELCSERESLSAQLDLTVTKAESEQLARALQEEQYFELSQESKKTVTRHKQEILDKEATIARLEDSYKTLTKDVENLTKEKAELNEKLSTQEEEYAAQKEEIANTIKANYEKILNTERTLKTQAVNKLAEIMNRKDMKLDQKKKGSTADLRKKEKENRKLQLELNQEKEKFNHMAIKYQKELSEMQAQLAEECTYRNELQMQLDSKESDIEQLREKLNDLQQRMDNSSITSLLTDETDSNIAESRLEGWLSIPNRTNIKRYGWKKQYVVVSSKKILFYNDEQDKEQSNPSMVLDIDKLFHVRPVTQGDVYRAETEEIPRIFQILYANEGECRKEADIEAVPQGDKANCLPHKGHEFIPTLYHFPSNCEACSKPLWHVFKPPPALECRRCHVKCHKDHLDKKEDVIAPCKVNYDVTSARDMLLLALTQDEQKKWIGHLGKKIPKTPPTTFSRASPRSMSTRPGPNQSFRKNPKSNTAKLSRAQSSLHAADTTSSTC; encoded by the exons TATTAGTAAAATTCGGGACCTGCGTATGAAAGCGGAAGACTATGAAGTGGTCAAGGTCATTGGGAGAGGTGCATTTGGGGAGGTGCAGCTG GTGAGACACAAAGCCACAAGCAAAGTGTACGCCATGAAGCTGCTAAGTAAGTTTGAGATGATCAAAAGGTCGGACTCTGCTTTCTTCTGGGAGGAGAGAGACATCATGGCCTTTGCCGACAGCTCCTGGGTGGTCCAG ctattttttgcatttcaagACGATCGCTACCTCTACATGGTGATGGAGTACATGCCCGGCGGAGACTTAGTCAACCTGATGAGCAATTACGACGTGCCGGAGAAGTGGGCTCGCTTTTACACAGCAGAAGTGGTGCTGGCTCTGGATGGTATCCACGCCATGGGCTTCATTCACAG GGACGTAAAGCCTGATAACATGTTGCTGGACAAAGCAGGCCACTTAAAACTGGCAGATTTTGGGACCTGCATGAAAATGAACAAG GACGGTATGGTACGATGCGACACAGCAGTGGGAACGCCGGACTACATTTCGCCGGAGGTACTGAAATCCCAAGGAGGGGACGGCTATTATGGCAGAGAGTGCGACTGGTGGTCAGTGGGAGTGTTCCTGTACGAAATGCTAGTTG GCGACACGCCGTTTTATGCTGACTCGCTGGTCGGCACCTACAGCAAAATCATGAACCATAAGAATGCTCTGACCTTTCCCGATGACAGCGACATCTCCAACGACGCCAAGAACCTTATCTGTGCCTTCTTGACGGACAG GGACATCCGCCTGGGTAGGAATGGTGTCGATGAAATCAAGAGGCATCCTTTCTTCAAGAATGATCAGTGGACATGGGAGAACATTAGAGAAA CGGCGGCCCCTGTGGTGCCTGAGCTGAGCAGCGACATTGACACCAGTAACTTTGATGACATAGAAGAGGACCGTGGTGAAGAAGAGACATTCCCAATACCAAAGGCCTTTGTGGGCAACCAGCTCCCCTTTGTGGGCTTCACTTACTACAGCAATCAGCA tcTTTTGCGCAGCTCTACTGCAGCCACAAAGACAAGTGACAAACGTAGCAGTTCAAAAAAGGAGGACAAAAGTCAT CTGGAGAACTTGCAGAAAAGAGTCTACCAGCTGGAGGAGCAGCTTCACAGTGAGATGCAGCAGAAGGATGAGTTGGAACAGAAATGCAG GACCTCCAACACCAAGATTGAGAAGATTATGAAAGAACTGGATGAAGAG GCAAACTTGAGGAAAAGCGTGGAGGCAAGCATGTCTCTGCTGGAGAAGGACAAGATCATGCTGCAGCACAGATTCACAGAGTCCCAAAGAAAAGCTGATCAAGAGGCAGAAAAAAGACGCAATTTGGAAAATGAAG TGTCCACTTTAAAGGAGCAACTTGAAGACATGAGGAAGATTAGCCAGAACTCGCAGGCTTCAAATGACAAGATTGCACAGCTGCAGAGTCAG TTGGAAGAGGCCAACGACTTGCTCCGGGCAGAGTCGGACACTGCGGCGAGGCTGAGGAAGAACCACACCGAGATGGCAAAGTCCATGAGCCAGCTGGAGAGCTTGAACCGGGAGCTACAGGAGAGGAGCCGCGCTGCTGATGGGGAAAAGGCGCAGTTGGACAAGGAGCTCCTGCTTCTTCAGAGCACATTGGACTCTGAGAGGAGGAACTACAGCCTGGGCTCAGAGGAGATCCGGGACCTGCAAG CAAGGATGGCAGGACTTCAGGAGGACAACAAAAACTTAAAGCTCACCGTCTCCAAAGTGGAGGCAGAGCGCAAACAGGCCCAGGAGAGAAGCAATAACTTGGAGAAG GACAAGAACAACCTGGAAATAGACCTGAACTACAAACTAAAGACCATGCAGCAACGTCTGGAGCAGGAGCAGACTGAGCACGGGGTGACACGTGCACAGTTGACTGACAAATACGAGTCCATCGAAGAGGCTAAATCGGCAGCCATGAATG CTGTCCAGGTGAAGATGTCAGAAGAGAATGGAGCAAGGATGCGAGCAGAGAGTCGCGTGGTGGAGGTGGAGAAGCAGTGCTCCATGTTGGAGTTTGACCTCAAGCAGTCCGTGCAGAAAATGGAACAGCTGATGAAGCAGAAGGAAAGGCTGGAGGATGAC CTGAAGAATCTGAGGATACAAGTGGAGCAGGAGTCCAGCAAGCGCGTCCTGGCCCAGAATGAGCTGAAGACCAGGATGCAGGAGGTCGATCGGCTACGGTGTTCAGAGAAGCAGCTCAAACAGGAGATCAACACGGCGCTGGAAAGCAAACGCTCGCTGGAGTTTCAACTGGCGCAGCTGACAAA ACAATACAGAGGCAACGAAGGACAGATGAGGGAGCTGCAGGACCAGCTTGAGGCTGAACAGTATTTTTCT ACGCTTTACAAAACTCAGGTTAAAGAGCTGAAAGAGGAAATAGAGGAAAGGAACCGGCAGGTACAAGAAACTCATAAAAAAGTGCAGGAGCTGTGCAGTGAAAG GGAGTCCCTGTCTGCTCAGCTGGATCTGACCGTGACGAAGGCGGAGTCGGAACAGCTGGCCCGGGCACTTCAGGAGGAGCAGTACTTTGAGCTCAGTCAAGAGAGCAAGAAGACGGTCACGAGACACAAGCAGGAGATTTTAGACAAGGAAGCGACTATTGCAAGA CTTGAGGATTCCTATAAAACTCTGACCAAAGATGTGGAGAATCTCACCAAAGAGAAGGCAGAGTTAAATGAGAAGCTAAGCACTCAGGAGGAGG AATATGCAGCTCAGAAGGAGGAGATTGCAAATACAATTAAAGCCAACTATGAGAAGATCCTCAACACAGAGCGCACTCTGAAGACCCAG GCGGTGAACAAGCTGGCCGAGATAATGAACCGAAAGGACATGAAGCTGGACCAGAAGAAAAAGGGCAGCACTGCTGACCTGCGGAAGAAAGAGAAGGAGAACCGAAAGCTGCAGCTGGAGCTCAACCAGGAGAAGGAGAAGTTTAACCACATGGCCATCAAGTATCAGAAGGAGCTGAGTGAGATGCAGGCG CAACTGGCAGAGGAGTGCACGTACCGCAACGAGCTTCAGATGCAGCTGGACAGTAAGGAGAGTGACATTGAGCAGCTGCGGGAGAAACTCAACGATCTGCAACAGCGCATGGACAATTCCAGCATCACCAGCCTGCTGACGGATGAGACAGATAGCAACATTGCAG AATCCAGACTGGAGGGCTGGTTGTCCATTCCTAACCGCACTAATATTAAGCGATACGGATGGAAGAAGCAG tatgttgTGGTAAGCAGCAAGAAGATCTTGTTCTACAATGATGAGCAAGATAAAGAGCAGTCCAACCCTTCTATGGTACTAGATATCga CAAACTGTTCCACGTGAGACCAGTGACACAAGGAGACGTGTACCGAGCTGAGACTGAAGAGATTCCCAGAATATTCCAG ATCCTGTACGCCAACGAGGGCGAGTGCAGGAAAGAGGCAGACATCGAGGCGGTCCCCCAGGGAGACAAGGCCAACTGTCTCCCACACAAAGGCCACGAGTTTATCCCCACCTTATATCACTTCCCTTccaactgtgaggcctgctccaAGCCGCTGTGGCACGTTTTCAAGCCGCCACCGGCCCTTGAGTGCCGCCGCTGCCATGTCAAGTGCCACAAGGACCACCTGGACAAGAAGGAGGATGTCATCGCTCCTTGCAAAG TTAACTACGACGTGACCTCTGCCCGGGACATGCTCCTGCTGGCCTTGACCCAAGACGAGCAGAAGAAGTGGATTGGCCATCTTGGAAAGAAGATACCCAAAACCCCTCCCACCACATTTTCGAGAGCCTCACCTCGATCCATGTCCACTCGCCCCGGGCCCAACCAGTCCTTCCGCAAAAACCCTAAAAGCAATACAGCAAAACTGAG CAGAGCGCAGTCCAGCCTCCACGCAGCAGACACAACATCCAGCACTTGTTGA
- the rock1 gene encoding rho-associated protein kinase 1 isoform X2 produces the protein MSSRESMEARFEKIDAMLQDPKSEINTDCLLDGLDALVYDLDFPALRKNKSIDNFLNRYKDTISKIRDLRMKAEDYEVVKVIGRGAFGEVQLVRHKATSKVYAMKLLSKFEMIKRSDSAFFWEERDIMAFADSSWVVQLFFAFQDDRYLYMVMEYMPGGDLVNLMSNYDVPEKWARFYTAEVVLALDGIHAMGFIHRDVKPDNMLLDKAGHLKLADFGTCMKMNKDGMVRCDTAVGTPDYISPEVLKSQGGDGYYGRECDWWSVGVFLYEMLVGDTPFYADSLVGTYSKIMNHKNALTFPDDSDISNDAKNLICAFLTDRDIRLGRNGVDEIKRHPFFKNDQWTWENIRETAAPVVPELSSDIDTSNFDDIEEDRGEEETFPIPKAFVGNQLPFVGFTYYSNQHLLRSSTAATKTSDKRSSSKKEDKSHLENLQKRVYQLEEQLHSEMQQKDELEQKCRTSNTKIEKIMKELDEEANLRKSVEASMSLLEKDKIMLQHRFTESQRKADQEAEKRRNLENEVSTLKEQLEDMRKISQNSQASNDKIAQLQSQLEEANDLLRAESDTAARLRKNHTEMAKSMSQLESLNRELQERSRAADGEKAQLDKELLLLQSTLDSERRNYSLGSEEIRDLQARMAGLQEDNKNLKLTVSKVEAERKQAQERSNNLEKDKNNLEIDLNYKLKTMQQRLEQEQTEHGVTRAQLTDKYESIEEAKSAAMNAVQVKMSEENGARMRAESRVVEVEKQCSMLEFDLKQSVQKMEQLMKQKERLEDDLKNLRIQVEQESSKRVLAQNELKTRMQEVDRLRCSEKQLKQEINTALESKRSLEFQLAQLTKQYRGNEGQMRELQDQLEAEQYFSTLYKTQVKELKEEIEERNRQVQETHKKVQELCSERESLSAQLDLTVTKAESEQLARALQEEQYFELSQESKKTVTRHKQEILDKEATIARLEDSYKTLTKDVENLTKEKAELNEKLSTQEEEYAAQKEEIANTIKANYEKILNTERTLKTQAVNKLAEIMNRKDMKLDQKKKGSTADLRKKEKENRKLQLELNQEKEKFNHMAIKYQKELSEMQAQLAEECTYRNELQMQLDSKESDIEQLREKLNDLQQRMDNSSITSLLTDETDSNIAESRLEGWLSIPNRTNIKRYGWKKQYVVVSSKKILFYNDEQDKEQSNPSMVLDIDKLFHVRPVTQGDVYRAETEEIPRIFQILYANEGECRKEADIEAVPQGDKANCLPHKGHEFIPTLYHFPSNCEACSKPLWHVFKPPPALECRRCHVKCHKDHLDKKEDVIAPCKVNYDVTSARDMLLLALTQDEQKKWIGHLGKKIPKTPPTTFSRASPRSMSTRPGPNQSFRKNPKSNTAKLS, from the exons TATTAGTAAAATTCGGGACCTGCGTATGAAAGCGGAAGACTATGAAGTGGTCAAGGTCATTGGGAGAGGTGCATTTGGGGAGGTGCAGCTG GTGAGACACAAAGCCACAAGCAAAGTGTACGCCATGAAGCTGCTAAGTAAGTTTGAGATGATCAAAAGGTCGGACTCTGCTTTCTTCTGGGAGGAGAGAGACATCATGGCCTTTGCCGACAGCTCCTGGGTGGTCCAG ctattttttgcatttcaagACGATCGCTACCTCTACATGGTGATGGAGTACATGCCCGGCGGAGACTTAGTCAACCTGATGAGCAATTACGACGTGCCGGAGAAGTGGGCTCGCTTTTACACAGCAGAAGTGGTGCTGGCTCTGGATGGTATCCACGCCATGGGCTTCATTCACAG GGACGTAAAGCCTGATAACATGTTGCTGGACAAAGCAGGCCACTTAAAACTGGCAGATTTTGGGACCTGCATGAAAATGAACAAG GACGGTATGGTACGATGCGACACAGCAGTGGGAACGCCGGACTACATTTCGCCGGAGGTACTGAAATCCCAAGGAGGGGACGGCTATTATGGCAGAGAGTGCGACTGGTGGTCAGTGGGAGTGTTCCTGTACGAAATGCTAGTTG GCGACACGCCGTTTTATGCTGACTCGCTGGTCGGCACCTACAGCAAAATCATGAACCATAAGAATGCTCTGACCTTTCCCGATGACAGCGACATCTCCAACGACGCCAAGAACCTTATCTGTGCCTTCTTGACGGACAG GGACATCCGCCTGGGTAGGAATGGTGTCGATGAAATCAAGAGGCATCCTTTCTTCAAGAATGATCAGTGGACATGGGAGAACATTAGAGAAA CGGCGGCCCCTGTGGTGCCTGAGCTGAGCAGCGACATTGACACCAGTAACTTTGATGACATAGAAGAGGACCGTGGTGAAGAAGAGACATTCCCAATACCAAAGGCCTTTGTGGGCAACCAGCTCCCCTTTGTGGGCTTCACTTACTACAGCAATCAGCA tcTTTTGCGCAGCTCTACTGCAGCCACAAAGACAAGTGACAAACGTAGCAGTTCAAAAAAGGAGGACAAAAGTCAT CTGGAGAACTTGCAGAAAAGAGTCTACCAGCTGGAGGAGCAGCTTCACAGTGAGATGCAGCAGAAGGATGAGTTGGAACAGAAATGCAG GACCTCCAACACCAAGATTGAGAAGATTATGAAAGAACTGGATGAAGAG GCAAACTTGAGGAAAAGCGTGGAGGCAAGCATGTCTCTGCTGGAGAAGGACAAGATCATGCTGCAGCACAGATTCACAGAGTCCCAAAGAAAAGCTGATCAAGAGGCAGAAAAAAGACGCAATTTGGAAAATGAAG TGTCCACTTTAAAGGAGCAACTTGAAGACATGAGGAAGATTAGCCAGAACTCGCAGGCTTCAAATGACAAGATTGCACAGCTGCAGAGTCAG TTGGAAGAGGCCAACGACTTGCTCCGGGCAGAGTCGGACACTGCGGCGAGGCTGAGGAAGAACCACACCGAGATGGCAAAGTCCATGAGCCAGCTGGAGAGCTTGAACCGGGAGCTACAGGAGAGGAGCCGCGCTGCTGATGGGGAAAAGGCGCAGTTGGACAAGGAGCTCCTGCTTCTTCAGAGCACATTGGACTCTGAGAGGAGGAACTACAGCCTGGGCTCAGAGGAGATCCGGGACCTGCAAG CAAGGATGGCAGGACTTCAGGAGGACAACAAAAACTTAAAGCTCACCGTCTCCAAAGTGGAGGCAGAGCGCAAACAGGCCCAGGAGAGAAGCAATAACTTGGAGAAG GACAAGAACAACCTGGAAATAGACCTGAACTACAAACTAAAGACCATGCAGCAACGTCTGGAGCAGGAGCAGACTGAGCACGGGGTGACACGTGCACAGTTGACTGACAAATACGAGTCCATCGAAGAGGCTAAATCGGCAGCCATGAATG CTGTCCAGGTGAAGATGTCAGAAGAGAATGGAGCAAGGATGCGAGCAGAGAGTCGCGTGGTGGAGGTGGAGAAGCAGTGCTCCATGTTGGAGTTTGACCTCAAGCAGTCCGTGCAGAAAATGGAACAGCTGATGAAGCAGAAGGAAAGGCTGGAGGATGAC CTGAAGAATCTGAGGATACAAGTGGAGCAGGAGTCCAGCAAGCGCGTCCTGGCCCAGAATGAGCTGAAGACCAGGATGCAGGAGGTCGATCGGCTACGGTGTTCAGAGAAGCAGCTCAAACAGGAGATCAACACGGCGCTGGAAAGCAAACGCTCGCTGGAGTTTCAACTGGCGCAGCTGACAAA ACAATACAGAGGCAACGAAGGACAGATGAGGGAGCTGCAGGACCAGCTTGAGGCTGAACAGTATTTTTCT ACGCTTTACAAAACTCAGGTTAAAGAGCTGAAAGAGGAAATAGAGGAAAGGAACCGGCAGGTACAAGAAACTCATAAAAAAGTGCAGGAGCTGTGCAGTGAAAG GGAGTCCCTGTCTGCTCAGCTGGATCTGACCGTGACGAAGGCGGAGTCGGAACAGCTGGCCCGGGCACTTCAGGAGGAGCAGTACTTTGAGCTCAGTCAAGAGAGCAAGAAGACGGTCACGAGACACAAGCAGGAGATTTTAGACAAGGAAGCGACTATTGCAAGA CTTGAGGATTCCTATAAAACTCTGACCAAAGATGTGGAGAATCTCACCAAAGAGAAGGCAGAGTTAAATGAGAAGCTAAGCACTCAGGAGGAGG AATATGCAGCTCAGAAGGAGGAGATTGCAAATACAATTAAAGCCAACTATGAGAAGATCCTCAACACAGAGCGCACTCTGAAGACCCAG GCGGTGAACAAGCTGGCCGAGATAATGAACCGAAAGGACATGAAGCTGGACCAGAAGAAAAAGGGCAGCACTGCTGACCTGCGGAAGAAAGAGAAGGAGAACCGAAAGCTGCAGCTGGAGCTCAACCAGGAGAAGGAGAAGTTTAACCACATGGCCATCAAGTATCAGAAGGAGCTGAGTGAGATGCAGGCG CAACTGGCAGAGGAGTGCACGTACCGCAACGAGCTTCAGATGCAGCTGGACAGTAAGGAGAGTGACATTGAGCAGCTGCGGGAGAAACTCAACGATCTGCAACAGCGCATGGACAATTCCAGCATCACCAGCCTGCTGACGGATGAGACAGATAGCAACATTGCAG AATCCAGACTGGAGGGCTGGTTGTCCATTCCTAACCGCACTAATATTAAGCGATACGGATGGAAGAAGCAG tatgttgTGGTAAGCAGCAAGAAGATCTTGTTCTACAATGATGAGCAAGATAAAGAGCAGTCCAACCCTTCTATGGTACTAGATATCga CAAACTGTTCCACGTGAGACCAGTGACACAAGGAGACGTGTACCGAGCTGAGACTGAAGAGATTCCCAGAATATTCCAG ATCCTGTACGCCAACGAGGGCGAGTGCAGGAAAGAGGCAGACATCGAGGCGGTCCCCCAGGGAGACAAGGCCAACTGTCTCCCACACAAAGGCCACGAGTTTATCCCCACCTTATATCACTTCCCTTccaactgtgaggcctgctccaAGCCGCTGTGGCACGTTTTCAAGCCGCCACCGGCCCTTGAGTGCCGCCGCTGCCATGTCAAGTGCCACAAGGACCACCTGGACAAGAAGGAGGATGTCATCGCTCCTTGCAAAG TTAACTACGACGTGACCTCTGCCCGGGACATGCTCCTGCTGGCCTTGACCCAAGACGAGCAGAAGAAGTGGATTGGCCATCTTGGAAAGAAGATACCCAAAACCCCTCCCACCACATTTTCGAGAGCCTCACCTCGATCCATGTCCACTCGCCCCGGGCCCAACCAGTCCTTCCGCAAAAACCCTAAAAGCAATACAGCAAAACTGAG ctaa
- the usp14 gene encoding ubiquitin carboxyl-terminal hydrolase 14 isoform X1, with translation MPVFSVNVKWGKEKFDAVELNTEEPPMVFKAQLFALTGVQPDRQKVMVKGGTLKDDEWGNIKLKNGMTLLMMGSAEALPEEPAVRPMFVEDMTEEQLASAMELPCGLTNLGNTCYMNATVQCLRSVPELKTALRKYSGALRSSGASAPSQYITAALRDLYETMDKTSSSLPPIILLQFLHMAFPQFAEKGEQGQYLQQDANECWLQMMRVLQQKLEPLEAETPMETDTDSASASAKKNFIDQYFGVEFETTMKCTESDEEEPIKGKESQLQLSCFINQEVKYLATGLRLRLQEEITKMSTSLERNALYIKSSKLSRLPAYLTVQMVRFYYKEKESVNAKVLKDVKFPLMLDVYELCTAELQENMLPLRSKFKEVEDKKLEKQQQKPTKKAGAVQEVKYQPFSFPDDVGSNNSGYYDLQAVLTHQGRSSSSGHYVGWVKRKEDEWVKFDDDKVSVVSPEDILRLSGGGDWHIAYVLLYGPRRLEILEEQQ, from the exons ATGCCGGTTTTTTCAG TAAATGTGAAATGGGGCAAAGAAAAGTTTGACGCCGTGGAGCTGAACACCGAGGAGCCGCCCATGGTGTTCAAGGCTCAACTTTTTGCCCTGACAGGAGTGCAGCCCGACAGGCAAAAAGTGATGGTGAAGGGAGGCACCCTCAAG GATGATGAGTGGGGGAATATAAAGCTGAAAAAT GGAATGACTCTGCTGATGATGGGATCAGCCGAAGCTCTGCCCGAGGAGCCTGCTGTTAGGCCTATGTTTGTAGAAGACATGACTGAAGAGCAGCTGGCCTCAGCC ATGGAGCTTCCTTGTGGGCTAACCAATCTGGGCAACACGTGCTACATGAACGCCACGGTGCAGTGTCTGCGCTCCGTACCCGAGCTCAAGACTGCTCTCAGAAA GTATTCAGGTGCTCTGCGATCCTCAGGCGCCAGTGCACCATCACAATACATCACAGCAG CTCTGCGTGATTTATATGAGACAATGGACAAGACCTCCTCCAGCCTGCCCCCAATCATCCTGCTGCAGTTCCTCCACATGGCCTTTCCACAGTTCGCCGAGAAGGGAGAACAGGGACAGTACCTCCAACAG GATGCTAATGAATGCTGGCTGCAGATGATGAGAGTTCTTCAGCAGAAGCTGGAGCCACTAGAAGCAGAGACTCCCATGGAG ACCGACACTGACAGCGCCTCCGCCTCCGCCAAGAAGAACTTCATCGACCAGTACTTTGGAGTAGAATTTGAAACAAC TATGAAATGCACAGAGTCGGACGAGGAGGAGCCAATCAAAGGCAAAGAGAGTCAACTTCAGCTCAGCTGCTTCATCAATCAAGAAGTCAAGTATCTCGCCACGGGACTGAGGCTG AGACTCCAGGAAGAAATCACCAAAATGTCCACAAGCTTGGAAAGAAATGCTCTTTATATCAAATCT TCTAAGCTGAGCCGCCTCCCGGCCTACCTGACCGTGCAGATGGTTCGTTTTTACTACAAAGAGAAAGAGTCGGTCAACGCCAAAGTCCTCAAG GATGTCAAATTCCCCCTCATGCTGGACGTGTACGAGCTCTGCACGGCCGAACTGCAGGAGAACATGCTGCCCCTCAGGTCAAAGTTCAAAGAGGTGGAGGACAAGAAGCtggagaagcagcagcagaag CCAACAAAGAAAGCAGGTGCAGTCCAGGAAGTGAAATACCAACCTTTCTCCTTCCCTGATG ATGTCGGTTCCAACAACAGCGGTTACTACGACCTTCAGGCCGTGTTGACACATCAAGGTCGCTCCAGCTCATCAGGCCACTATGTGGGCTGGGTCAAGAGGAAAGAAG ACGAGTGGGTGAAGTTTGATGACGACAAGGTGAGCGTAGTTTCTCCAGAGGACATCCTGAGACTGTCTGGCGGCGGCGACTGGCACATAGCGTATGTTCTACTCTATGGCCCGCGACGACTGGAAATACTGGAGGAGCAACAATAG
- the usp14 gene encoding ubiquitin carboxyl-terminal hydrolase 14 isoform X2, whose product MVFKAQLFALTGVQPDRQKVMVKGGTLKDDEWGNIKLKNGMTLLMMGSAEALPEEPAVRPMFVEDMTEEQLASAMELPCGLTNLGNTCYMNATVQCLRSVPELKTALRKYSGALRSSGASAPSQYITAALRDLYETMDKTSSSLPPIILLQFLHMAFPQFAEKGEQGQYLQQDANECWLQMMRVLQQKLEPLEAETPMETDTDSASASAKKNFIDQYFGVEFETTMKCTESDEEEPIKGKESQLQLSCFINQEVKYLATGLRLRLQEEITKMSTSLERNALYIKSSKLSRLPAYLTVQMVRFYYKEKESVNAKVLKDVKFPLMLDVYELCTAELQENMLPLRSKFKEVEDKKLEKQQQKPTKKAGAVQEVKYQPFSFPDDVGSNNSGYYDLQAVLTHQGRSSSSGHYVGWVKRKEDEWVKFDDDKVSVVSPEDILRLSGGGDWHIAYVLLYGPRRLEILEEQQ is encoded by the exons ATGGTGTTCAAGGCTCAACTTTTTGCCCTGACAGGAGTGCAGCCCGACAGGCAAAAAGTGATGGTGAAGGGAGGCACCCTCAAG GATGATGAGTGGGGGAATATAAAGCTGAAAAAT GGAATGACTCTGCTGATGATGGGATCAGCCGAAGCTCTGCCCGAGGAGCCTGCTGTTAGGCCTATGTTTGTAGAAGACATGACTGAAGAGCAGCTGGCCTCAGCC ATGGAGCTTCCTTGTGGGCTAACCAATCTGGGCAACACGTGCTACATGAACGCCACGGTGCAGTGTCTGCGCTCCGTACCCGAGCTCAAGACTGCTCTCAGAAA GTATTCAGGTGCTCTGCGATCCTCAGGCGCCAGTGCACCATCACAATACATCACAGCAG CTCTGCGTGATTTATATGAGACAATGGACAAGACCTCCTCCAGCCTGCCCCCAATCATCCTGCTGCAGTTCCTCCACATGGCCTTTCCACAGTTCGCCGAGAAGGGAGAACAGGGACAGTACCTCCAACAG GATGCTAATGAATGCTGGCTGCAGATGATGAGAGTTCTTCAGCAGAAGCTGGAGCCACTAGAAGCAGAGACTCCCATGGAG ACCGACACTGACAGCGCCTCCGCCTCCGCCAAGAAGAACTTCATCGACCAGTACTTTGGAGTAGAATTTGAAACAAC TATGAAATGCACAGAGTCGGACGAGGAGGAGCCAATCAAAGGCAAAGAGAGTCAACTTCAGCTCAGCTGCTTCATCAATCAAGAAGTCAAGTATCTCGCCACGGGACTGAGGCTG AGACTCCAGGAAGAAATCACCAAAATGTCCACAAGCTTGGAAAGAAATGCTCTTTATATCAAATCT TCTAAGCTGAGCCGCCTCCCGGCCTACCTGACCGTGCAGATGGTTCGTTTTTACTACAAAGAGAAAGAGTCGGTCAACGCCAAAGTCCTCAAG GATGTCAAATTCCCCCTCATGCTGGACGTGTACGAGCTCTGCACGGCCGAACTGCAGGAGAACATGCTGCCCCTCAGGTCAAAGTTCAAAGAGGTGGAGGACAAGAAGCtggagaagcagcagcagaag CCAACAAAGAAAGCAGGTGCAGTCCAGGAAGTGAAATACCAACCTTTCTCCTTCCCTGATG ATGTCGGTTCCAACAACAGCGGTTACTACGACCTTCAGGCCGTGTTGACACATCAAGGTCGCTCCAGCTCATCAGGCCACTATGTGGGCTGGGTCAAGAGGAAAGAAG ACGAGTGGGTGAAGTTTGATGACGACAAGGTGAGCGTAGTTTCTCCAGAGGACATCCTGAGACTGTCTGGCGGCGGCGACTGGCACATAGCGTATGTTCTACTCTATGGCCCGCGACGACTGGAAATACTGGAGGAGCAACAATAG